The Tolypothrix sp. NIES-4075 DNA window TTTATCTGCTTTGAATTAAGGCTTTGGAGAATAATTTTTGGTGCTTTTTTTTATTTAATATGGCATCATTCTCCCCCGACCAAGGCTTCTTTTGCCAAGGATTCAGCCGATTTTACTCAGTTGTAATTGCATTAATTACTGTAAGTAAAAGGCAGAGATTTTAGTTTTGTTACATTACTTAAAAAAAAAATGAATTTTTTCGACTAAAATATATTACCTGAAATTACTATATTTAGCAATACACTGAATAATTACGTGCAATAAATACTAATATATTATCCGTAATTGAGTTTTTGAGGGTATTAAGTATAGTGTAAATGCTGATACATTGAATTTGAAACTTACAACAATCAAATTAAAATATTTAGAAAAGCATAAAACGTTTTATTTAATAGCTTTCGTGTGGAAAAAAAGGTAATTGCACACCAAAGCTACTCATGCCAAATATGTACTAATGTGTGATTAATATAAACATTGCCGACAAGAAAATAGTTGGTTAAGTTTTGTATAGATTTTGCTAAAAATTTTATACTAATTGATCCCAAAATACTTAGAAAAGCTTTTTATCTAAGTTGTTGATTATGTAATCTAACTGCTGACTCCCCAAAGTCAGCAGTTAGGGGGAATCGAATTTATCACGCTTGTTGGAATTGCCTGCAATACCTGTTCTGACGTTACATTTAATGTCAGAACATTGTTCGTCGTGGTGTATTTGATTATTCAGGATAAATATACTATGAAGGAAAGACTTTGAATTTTGTAAAGAAACTCGTATGCGTTCCTTTTAAGTGATATGCGTTGTCGTGAGCTTTTAGGAAAGCTGAAAAATATATTTAGGATTCTTTACATATTGCAACTGTCTACTTAACTTGAAAGTCCGTTGTAATTTGTACAATGCAGCTGTGACGTGGATATTGTCCAACTTGGGCTGACTTAAAGACATTCATGAGCATTTCGACTTCTGTGTTGAGCGATCTGCTACAGACGCTACCTCACGTTCGACCCCAGCTATATTTCAAAGCTTCTCTAACAGCGCTCTCCCATGCGATGGAAGATCAGGTTTTGGCGGCAACTTTAGACGAACCTTTGGTGATTGCGAGCTTTCAACGAGAGAGATTCTACCGCCAAGAAGCTCATCGATATCAGCGACTTGCCGATCGCAGCAATCAAATATACGTTTTAGCTGCACCGGAAACGGATTTCACCAACAGTTCGGGATACTATGAAAAAATCGCCTTTGAGGAAGAAGATGGCTTAAGTCAAGAATGGCATTTGGTGGTAGTAGCTCAAAACTATGCAACTTGCTTAGTGTGCCGAGAAAGCTCTGGCTCTGTTAGCAAAAATAAGCAGACACCAGAATTGAATATCGGTCTGGATATGGAGACAGCGCGAAGATTTGAGGGAATTTGGACTAGCGATCGGCAAGTAAGTTTGAAAGCTGCTCAATTGCTATTAGATAGAATTGTCGTTTACAGACCAGAATTGGCAAGTAAAGTTGAGCAGGCACGTCAGAAGTTTGGTATAGGGGTACACAAGGGTAACAGAGGGGTGACTCAGGATTTGCTGTCGAGTTACTCAAAAGTAGAAGAAATACCTTTAGATTTTTGTGACATTGACACTGACCCGTTTGTGCAGCGTTTGGTGACTTACTTGCAAGCTAGTCAGTATAAATTGCATAAAGCTTATCGTTCAATTGCCGCTCAAGCAAGCAAAGAGCGCTTGATCAACTCAATTACCACAGCAATTAGGCGATCGCTTAATCCTCAAGAAGTTCTTCAAGTAGCAGTGCAAGAACTAGGACAACATTTACAAGCTTCAAGGTGTTTAATTTACCGCGCTCAAGCTACAGATGCGATCGCCAAAATAGAACACGAGTTTTTGAGTCCTGGTGTTTTATCTGTTGTTGGGCAAACTTGGCATTTACAGAATAATCCTTTATTTCAGGCGATCGTACAACAAAGTGAGGGTATCAGTGTTGTCAATACTCTCAGCGACGATCGCATTAACAGTGATAGCAAACTTTCTTTTATTGCCAAAAAGTTTGCGATTCGTTCTTGGCTGATGGAACCAGTATTATTTCAAGGAAGATTGTTGGGCATAGTCGAGTTGCACTATTGCAGTTTGCCTCCCCATCAGTGGCAACTTGGGGAATTGGATTTAGTTAAAGCGATCGCCACCCAAG harbors:
- a CDS encoding DICT sensory domain-containing protein; translated protein: MSISTSVLSDLLQTLPHVRPQLYFKASLTALSHAMEDQVLAATLDEPLVIASFQRERFYRQEAHRYQRLADRSNQIYVLAAPETDFTNSSGYYEKIAFEEEDGLSQEWHLVVVAQNYATCLVCRESSGSVSKNKQTPELNIGLDMETARRFEGIWTSDRQVSLKAAQLLLDRIVVYRPELASKVEQARQKFGIGVHKGNRGVTQDLLSSYSKVEEIPLDFCDIDTDPFVQRLVTYLQASQYKLHKAYRSIAAQASKERLINSITTAIRRSLNPQEVLQVAVQELGQHLQASRCLIYRAQATDAIAKIEHEFLSPGVLSVVGQTWHLQNNPLFQAIVQQSEGISVVNTLSDDRINSDSKLSFIAKKFAIRSWLMEPVLFQGRLLGIVELHYCSLPPHQWQLGELDLVKAIATQVGSALIQAEAYANLEDLNQQLEALDRTRSNLIAITGHELRTPLSTIQVCLESLASEPDMPLELQQVMLSTALTDSERMRKLVQDFLTLSNLESGRVEWHPESLTIEECVELAISRFRTRSATEKQPKIKSKIAQNLPLIRADGDWLVEVLAKIVDNACKFTPPQGEITIKATRNSDRMVEVTVADTGRGIEPNRLEVVFDRFYQEEGALRRTTGGTGLGLAICRQIVNGWGGEIWADSRGKDKGSEFHFTIPIVSQKSDELKMKNG